In Cydia amplana chromosome 5, ilCydAmpl1.1, whole genome shotgun sequence, the genomic window GTTGCACGCAGGTGAATACGACAAGACCGAGTGAACTCGTGATGATGCTCAATACATAAGTAATTAATCACGGACAACAAATAACATCGTCGTCAGATCACCAAGTGAGAGGCAAATAAAACGATAGTTGAAGACGCGCGCAGCGCACAAACATTGAATGCAATTTCAATTTAGCTCAGAACGCGTCGCCGACCTCGGGGCGGCCGGCCACGCGCACGGGCGGCGGCGGAAGCGCAAGCGATGTTTGGGCCGCGGCGCCGTACAGCGCACACTGCGTGCAGGTGACGGGGCTGCGTGCGGTGCCCGTGCCGGAGACTGAGGACACGCACCTTGCTTTCACGGACACCACTTTGGCACCCACGGGCAAGTTCTCTCGAATGTAGATCGGGCCGTACACCGTGTGGTCCCACACGGGGGGATTGTTAGCGCGATCCACTACGTCTATCTGGACCTCCACGGTTCTGGACAAGGGCGGGAAGCCCTTGTCTTGAGCCATAGCCTCCAACTTGTACGTTTCTCGCTATCGGGGAAAGAGTCGACGGAAACAGACAAAACCACGTCGTTAGTAGTGTTAGGGAGTGGAGGAGCGGCGGGCCCGGGAGCCCGCTGCGCCTTATACCAACCTGGCTTTCACACTGGTCACTACGGTACCCACTGTGACATTCTCTTTGATGTGAACGGGGCCATACGTGGTCATGTCCCAGATGGGGGGCTTATTGTTCCTGTCTACCACGTCTAATTCAACGTCCACGTCTGCGGAGGAGGGCGGCTCGCCTCGGTCGGAGGCGCGCACGCGCAGACGGTACCTGTCCCGCTACACAGACACGGGCAGAGGTCAGCGGGGACAAATAAACAGAACACAACTCAAATATAAACACATAACGTACGAGTCGCTAATAAACTAAAACAATcaaaaatacattaaactaTCGTTCTCTTCGGTTAAAAATGATTGGCTATAAAAGAGTCACGTTAGCTAATTACCTACTAACGGAAACATACCTACACGCATTCGTCACACAGACATTCGATAAGCCAAATAAAATCAAGATGaagaaagatattaaatttaccgTAAGGATCCTCTCAACCGTCTACTTGCAGAAATACATTCGAGCCGAATACAGATCATTCCCGGTAGCCAATATTCAGATGGTGcaagaaaaaaattcaaaacataatatttgtaatattttacaaGATCCTTCTGTACACTAGGGAAAAAGACAAactgtacaatataaataattactttttacaataaactaaactaatattGAAATGAAAAGAAATGAACATAAAGCAGGCAAATGCATGCAGCTCTGCATACAAGACATGGCGGAAAGGTCAGTCTGTCATAGCACGGTTTGCGACCTCGGTAGTAACGACTACAACGAAACGACACTCATTGAAatgaatatattatacaaacgATGGACGTTACGGTTATACTGTACAAATTTTGGTTTTGGAAACGTTGCCCCTTTCACAGAAGGAATAATGTCACAACTGGCCGATGGCCAAACTGCCGAATAGGCAATCTGACCAACATACTCGTAATAATTGATTATATACTAACAATGTACATTAAATATCAGTTAGATTCAGGCGCCCTGTAAAAAATTTGTATTATCATGATAATAGATAGGTTAGGGTGGGatgatatatgatatatatgaGGCATGAGTGGTCGTCTACTATCCGGGATGACAGTCGAGGCGGCATCGAACGCCTCCGCGGGTTCACTCCGCTTCTTGGATATTAGTAACAAAACATGTACGTATAATACAAGAAAGGTCATTAAAAGCGTAAGCTTCCCAAATCAATTAATCGAttacttacaataaaataaacttcaaaACTAGTCTGTGCGAAATATACAGAAGTGCTCTTACAGAAACTGTACATGTTTTAGAACTAAACATAGGTCAACGTGAAAACATATTTACAGGAGTCTCTCTCTGTTTCAGGTATTGTACACGGGTCATTTTATCGGCAAGAGTCGAATGCAAGATAGTGCTGCGGAAATAAATGTTAACGAAGACTTAGTGCGGAGCCGGCGCTGGCGGCAACTGAAACTAATTGTGCTGCAAGAAGAACAAGCCCcgacggcgcggcggcggcgtccaCGCCCCGCGGCATCGCACCGCCACCCCCCGGCGTCCCCGCCCCCGCCGCGCCGCTCAATGGACAACTACTCCTCACAGCCAGGATTGACCGCTCTCCACAGCAATGTACAGCAGCAGTAATTTAGAACTATTTACATTTAATCAACATAAACGTGTGCCAATTGAATCCTACGGCCTGTAGGTGTAGCACTCATCCACCAAACTTTGTAGTAAAGTTGATCTCATTCATTCGTCGCTCTTGTCACAAGTCTATCTTAAACTCTAATAGAATGCGGCTGAATACTTACGTCGAGGGGCTTCTTTAGAACGATCCAGCCCGATTCGGGCTGGATTTCGAAATATTCGATATCTCCGGGATTGTACGGCGCGCTCAGAGTGTAAACTATGGCGCCGTTATTGTCGGCATCCTCGTCGGATGCGGATACTCTCAATATGTTTGTACCTATACTGGCGTCTTGTTTGACGTTCTCCACATATTTCTGCAAGATACGTAATAAAATAACGGTTTTAATCCCTTGAAGTATTTGCACAGGGATTCATGCGAAACAATGGTGTCGACGTGCAATTATAGTGCGAAACTAATACAAAATAAGACTTACCTGTCTGTCAAATAGCGGTGGGTTGTCGTTTACATCAGTAATTTCAACCGTGAAGGAGCAAACCCCTTCTAATGAGGGTTCACCCTGGTCCGTAGCCTTTACCGTAACCGAGACAAATTTACCATCATCGCCTTCTCTGTCGAATACTTTGTTAGTGGATACTTCCCCAGTCTCTTCGTCGACCGTAAATTTGGTGCCTTTTTGATTAGGTTGCTGCACAATCGAATATTTAACTTGTCCATTTACCCCTTTGTCTTCGTCAGTTGCATGTACCTTCAGTACAGGACTACCATTAGGAGCTCCCTCTTCAACCTTTGGGTAGTAGGTTGGACATTCTTTAAAAATAGGTTTATTGTCGTTGACGTCAGTTATAAACACTACTACGACGGCAGTCGAAGTGTGTATCGTGGCATCTCCGTTGACGCAGCATGCTCCATCGTCCATTGCAGTCACATTGAGTTCGTACTTATCTCTATCCAATGATATAGCTTTGTTATGCAAGCGAATTACTCCAGTTATTTCTTCAATAACGAATTGTCCAGAGCTTGTACCGCCACCGACGAAGCCAAACCTAACATTATCACCGTCTTTGTCTGAAGCGACTACAGTTGTTACTAGAGTATTAGGTCCAGCATTTTCATCAACATTAGGCGTGTATACTTGTTGAGAGAATTTGGGTTCTTCATCGTTCTTGTTCTTGGTATAAACTCGAACCGTAGCGGTACCAGTTTTAGCTGGTTCTCCTTTGTCTTTCGCTGTGACGACGAACTCGTAGTAAGCGTTGTTATTATCCGCGTCAAGCTGTTTATTGTTCGTTATGATGCCATTGGAGTCGACACTGAAGTGATCGTCTGGAAaacgtaaaaaataaatttgaatagGTTAAGAAGACTAGTAAAGAGCCACCTATTGTAAAGTGCGTATATGTTTTATAACACTGGAATTGTACTAGATGGCGCTCAATGTTGTCGAATTTACTTAGCTCCACCACTAGATGGCGTTGAGAGTTCTGTTGGCGAGATaaataacggacaatttttacaCAAGAAAAGTAAAATTGCGAATAAATTCTTCGATATCATAGCTTCTATGTATAGTTGTAAAGAAATATAACATTTCGTCTAGCAGTATGAAAACATTAATTAAACTGCAACTAGCCCACTAAGCAAAGATAAACTTGGCTTTTAGTCATGTTCTACTTAAGTTGCTGAAGGTTCATAGCACAAAATTCGTAAGTGCATTTTTATGTTCCACGAAAATAAACAGCAAGCTGTCGAATTTAACTTACCAGACACTAAATATTCGATTTCCGCGTTTTTCCCCGAGTCGGCATCCATGGCTTTGACCTTGAGTATGCTGGTGCCAAGCGGGATGTCTTCATCCACGTTGTGCGCCTGGTAGTCGGGCAGCTCGAACTTGGGCGCGTTGTCGTTTACGTCCGTCACGCGTATTGTTAACTGGAATTTTGAAAGATGAATGTCATTAACATTATCATTAACTTCAAAGAAACACAACGTAAATTCAAACtaaaagtaaattttgtagggATCCTTATACGCGTAATAATGTTCGCAAATTACGAAAAATTTGTGGCTCGTATATTATAAAATCAATTTGTAAAATTTCAATGTAGTCTCTGTGAAGACTCCTTAGGCTACTTTACGACGCCatgatcagatcagctcgagCTCGATGGTGTGTACAATAATATAAACCATAGAAATTAGAAATATCACCACTTTGCTAAGAGAAAATATTatcagtaggtaagtacctactatcagATTAAGTGTTGtcatataaaacttataaaattcAATTACACACTAACATCAACATTTCTTTTAAGATCACACTTCCTAtctaaataaaagtgtcataCTTAGATTCGTTTATAAAGGAATGTAATATTTACCTCAACGGACGTAGAAAACCCCCCAGAATCTTCAGTAGCCGTAACCACTAGCGAGTACACATGCGGCTGCCTCAGGTCCTCAAAGTCCAGTTCCTTGGCCAGCTTGACGATGCCCGAGGTGGGGCCGATGTTGAAGGTGCCGGCGCCCTGCCCCTGCGCCTTCAGCGTGTAGCGGATCTCGCGGTCGGCGAACGATTTCGCTTTCACGGAGATGATGCTATAACAAACGATGTAGACTGtatagtcaagtgtaaaaatatgggttactaaaataataataacaaaaaaacgacagttaaacctaataagatttactttttcttaacctaaaataacaacacctccCCCCATCGTACCAAAGTTCCCCAAAATGCCTGCAGCATTCCCCCGCTGAAGTGCTACGGAGTATGGAGACCTGTTGGACAAAGTACAACCCAGAGTTAGGATCACCACCACTCTCCCGCAAACGCCGGCCTATATCCCTAAAACGGCGGGCTTTCACGCTCCATGGGTCTGCcgtatttaaccttttaaccgccagcaatttttaatCGAGCGtactcgtgtcgccaccgatagtaattgtaccacacagagtaaggttggcatagttacgggagttataaatgtgctgtaaaaaccaaatcagatctttgtcttatttatcagactgtggcgaaattaGCTGGATATGTGATGTcttatcagactctggcggttaaagggttaatgccACCGGCACAAAATCGTACGCTGATGCCAGGAGTATTTTAACCTAATATAATTAGCCCAAGTTTAAGACTTAGTTTCAGTATGAATAATCCATAATTCCCTAAAAAATAAAAGGGGTTGTTACTCCCGCTACGCCCGAGTGGAATACCACACTTTTTAAACAAAGTGAAATACCACGCTTTTTAAGTGATGCGTGCCAATTAAAGATTTCCGCAATCATAGGCGACGCTTTGACTAATTATTACAGTGCTGTCTAATTAGCCGTGTCGCCTCTTGCTCATTGCTAACGACCTTTATTGGGAGCACAAGTCACTTGTCTCAATTAAAGTGGCGTGATTTCTAGACTCACGCAGGATGATGATAAATGTTGTTTAGTTTTACAAGTATTCGAATGTTTTACATTGTTTAAAACAAAGTAGCTTTGTCTGTCAGTTCGCTTAAATGCGGTTATAGattaattcaagaggaaggtttcgAATTTAGATCTATAATTTGTTTtggtaaaggttttgtgtaaattaatTGGTTAATATATACAAGTTGTTACACCAGCCACTTAAAGCGGGATGGGTACAGGTTGTTTATGTCATACTGagccacttttactatgggaccaaccccgaaaacgcgAAGAAAAAATGTCTCTCcaatacattttggctggctgaTCTATCTTGTATGGGGGTGACAATTTTCTTCgcaatttcggggttggtcccataagtcccattgtaaaagttgctcagtgtgaCCTATACAAGGAGTACCCaccccactttcagtggctgatGTAACACGTTGTATATGACAATGATTAGTACCTATCTACATTGCAcccttgcgaagccggggttCGTATTGTATTAAATGAATCCTTCAGCGTTCAAAAGAAACTTACTCAGAATCCTTTTTCTGGTTCTCTGCGATCTCGGCCTCATAACTGGGTAAAAGGAAACTTACTCAGAATCCTTTTTCTGGTTCTCTGCAATCTCGGCCTCATAACTGGGTAAAAGGAAACTTACTCAGAATCCTTTTTCTGGTTCTCTGCGATCTCGGCCTCATAGCTGGGCAAGTAGAACTGCGGGGCGCGCTTGCCCCCAACGATGCTCAGCCGTTCCTCCGGCGTCGACTGAAAGCGGCGCTCGTCCACGCGGCCACTCTGGAATTCATATACGGCTTCATAAATACAACAAGTTtctgacaaaataaaatacaatacaatacaaatactctttgttGCACccctcaaaaagaaaacaatacaaaaagaaaacagaaacacaagcagaggtaaacaacaggcggtcttatcgctaaaaagcgatctcttccagacaacctctcatgtgtttttttataaaatacattttattcatgttttttttcctgcaataataatattaataagtaatatgtgacacgctcttatggctctacaaataatagTCAACAACTTTAGGTCAACTGGTTACTAAGGTGCGTGTGTGTAATGATATGTTATCATTTTATCAAGTTCGTATCACCACCTCTTGTTAAACTGGCCCTATAATATAATCATAggtcgtatgcttgtttgccaccgacatggtataaaaaatatattctgtATGGTAtatcatttaaattcaccagtaGGT contains:
- the LOC134647963 gene encoding neural-cadherin-like — protein: MARSMLAGAALLCALAAPLAAVTLLPHDVRPGHAVRHFVGNHSHYTMLDPELEPYFTLLDDGLLMTIADLAPLLDRPLNLAILEQTPYSSAAHSVPLLVVDRRRMLHFPTTNGLRGELPENAPSGSVVDLPPIKATSLHDSGPVAYKIVKGNEDPIFALRDKIKGDIVPEVRSVITEGDVEIIATRPLDAEEKSSYEIVVQATDLQGTNKASLPIRIDVADENDHAPAFEQDVYYFAVNGTIDENGPNGTAHWQRFSNIGQVHAYDADGDRVYYSLTVPSNLAVIVPQTGELILAGEPNGHEVELRVLAHDTGSPPRKSRPARVFIDFVVPERNELPTLHREKRRVTRAVRPTKRTEFSEADGEVEGRSVFTLEKETDRETFKIRDENPWVTVEPSGVVKVKKKWDYEELGPEKTIDFWVTITNAGNGGKLLYTDNQRVIIHVKDVNDEPPYFINRPLPMQTVVQLNAAPNTPVFTLQARDPDTDHNIHYFIVRDRTGGRFEVDERSGVVRTRGTDPFQLDMEYVLYVKAEDQSGRVDERRFQSTPEERLSIVGGKRAPQFYLPSYEAEIAENQKKDSDIISVKAKSFADREIRYTLKAQGQGAGTFNIGPTSGIVKLAKELDFEDLRQPHVYSLVVTATEDSGGFSTSVELTIRVTDVNDNAPKFELPDYQAHNVDEDIPLGTSILKVKAMDADSGKNAEIEYLVSDDHFSVDSNGIITNNKQLDADNNNAYYEFVVTAKDKGEPAKTGTATVRVYTKNKNDEEPKFSQQVYTPNVDENAGPNTLVTTVVASDKDGDNVRFGFVGGGTSSGQFVIEEITGVIRLHNKAISLDRDKYELNVTAMDDGACCVNGDATIHTSTAVVVVFITDVNDNKPIFKECPTYYPKVEEGAPNGSPVLKVHATDEDKGVNGQVKYSIVQQPNQKGTKFTVDEETGEVSTNKVFDREGDDGKFVSVTVKATDQGEPSLEGVCSFTVEITDVNDNPPLFDRQKYVENVKQDASIGTNILRVSASDEDADNNGAIVYTLSAPYNPGDIEYFEIQPESGWIVLKKPLDVSIQPHSIRV